A genomic segment from Methanomicrobium sp. W14 encodes:
- a CDS encoding protein kinase, with protein MNGRRIPAGTCSFKGSQARKTLFILLALFMLFILFTPASSGEIRIGQTVYPSISDAISSAESGSTIIVSSGEYTGNFVIDKPVQLIGVDSGDGKPQIITVDGETGITINADNVVIEGFTITGDSECAVLINSDNNIIADNEILKTPVGITLFSSAGTSISGNTIKNHRIGLFIDDSAECDVYLNNFENTINAKSLSRSIMWSTASMQYIFGGQNFTSSLGNYWNDYYGSDNDNNGIGDTSYSLYNTLESGIFSTQNQLFMNNLNLQNLATGGSGYWQNLFYTSNYVSDDYPLIDHTDMYTLVAPAGTESGDNTGTAEQSPQPGQPTEGSPAYQHPQGSQPPENNEWWHQQSPFGIVILMLLIAGVAAGLIALSGGAGSLTTVKNKRISEILFFEAGYFALSAALLYTIISYTSRIVYGLIDFGYVQIIFILMTAYIIAASGIIGAGLIRSKLPLLLCRIQPVFAGLTTVMFFVSVYTSPVDLGPISSVAYPAALLLSALLPAVFTRLFRNNRKIWIKEEEDNNSRTMVMPYDQDSTVVFPDEESIMKTGLGSSYFPDTLNEKYKDVKFIGKGGIARVFRAKRRSDDSVVAVKVPINFDETTGRLFMKEMRIWEGLNHPNIVRLYSVNILPVPFVEMEYVPRAIADLDMPLSQKEAFDIIYGVAQGLSYAHKRHIIHRDIKPQNILISDDDTPKITDWGLGKIMGDGNETTTIGFSLNYAAPEQIAPKKFGRPDERTDIYQMGILFYEMLVGMRPFFGIGVADMSDEILHRTPLKPSENRPEDIIFDKIIMKMISKKPDDRYNTVDEIIGEFDKIKSHNRGFDIESDSDS; from the coding sequence ATGAACGGAAGAAGAATACCGGCTGGAACCTGCAGTTTTAAAGGTTCACAAGCACGCAAAACCCTGTTTATTCTTCTTGCGCTGTTTATGCTTTTTATTCTTTTCACACCAGCCTCATCAGGCGAGATACGAATAGGTCAGACAGTCTATCCGTCAATTTCTGATGCCATTTCATCAGCTGAATCTGGTTCCACTATAATCGTCAGCAGCGGCGAATATACCGGGAATTTCGTCATCGACAAGCCCGTCCAGCTTATAGGCGTCGATTCTGGTGACGGAAAACCGCAGATAATAACCGTGGACGGCGAAACAGGGATTACAATAAACGCAGACAATGTCGTAATTGAAGGTTTCACCATAACAGGCGACTCGGAATGCGCAGTCCTGATAAATTCCGACAATAATATAATTGCCGACAACGAGATACTCAAAACGCCCGTAGGAATTACACTTTTCTCCTCTGCCGGGACATCAATATCTGGGAACACAATTAAAAACCATAGGATAGGGCTTTTTATTGACGATTCGGCAGAATGCGACGTTTATCTCAACAACTTTGAGAATACAATAAACGCAAAGTCACTGTCACGCTCAATAATGTGGTCTACCGCAAGTATGCAGTACATATTTGGGGGACAGAATTTCACCTCTTCTCTCGGCAATTACTGGAACGACTACTATGGCAGCGATAACGACAATAACGGTATAGGTGATACTTCTTACAGCCTTTACAATACCTTGGAATCCGGAATATTCAGCACGCAGAACCAGCTTTTCATGAACAACCTCAACCTCCAGAATCTTGCTACCGGAGGGAGCGGATACTGGCAGAACCTCTTTTACACATCAAACTATGTCTCAGACGACTATCCCCTTATAGATCATACCGACATGTATACTCTTGTTGCCCCGGCAGGAACAGAATCAGGAGATAATACAGGTACTGCCGAACAAAGCCCGCAACCCGGCCAGCCCACAGAGGGTTCTCCGGCATACCAGCATCCACAGGGTTCCCAGCCCCCTGAAAACAACGAATGGTGGCATCAGCAGTCTCCTTTTGGAATTGTTATACTGATGCTCCTGATAGCAGGAGTCGCGGCAGGTCTTATAGCTCTTTCAGGAGGTGCCGGGTCGCTTACGACAGTAAAAAACAAAAGGATATCTGAAATTTTATTCTTTGAAGCAGGATATTTTGCCCTATCAGCTGCGCTATTATACACGATAATATCCTACACTTCAAGGATTGTATACGGACTAATCGATTTCGGATATGTCCAGATTATATTCATTCTCATGACAGCATATATCATAGCGGCCTCGGGCATTATCGGAGCCGGGCTTATAAGATCAAAGCTGCCCTTACTTTTATGCAGGATACAACCTGTTTTTGCAGGCCTTACAACCGTAATGTTCTTTGTTTCTGTATACACATCGCCTGTTGACCTCGGTCCAATCTCTTCGGTCGCCTACCCTGCCGCCCTGCTTCTATCGGCGCTTTTACCCGCCGTATTCACCCGTCTTTTCAGGAATAACAGGAAGATCTGGATTAAGGAGGAGGAAGACAACAATTCAAGAACGATGGTTATGCCATATGACCAGGATTCAACCGTCGTCTTCCCTGACGAGGAGTCCATTATGAAGACCGGGCTTGGCAGCTCATATTTCCCGGACACCCTGAACGAAAAATACAAGGACGTGAAGTTTATAGGCAAGGGGGGAATTGCAAGGGTTTTCAGGGCTAAAAGAAGGTCTGATGACAGCGTAGTTGCGGTAAAAGTGCCGATAAACTTTGATGAGACAACAGGCAGACTCTTCATGAAGGAAATGAGAATCTGGGAAGGACTCAACCACCCGAATATCGTGAGGCTCTACTCGGTAAATATACTTCCCGTTCCTTTTGTAGAAATGGAGTATGTCCCAAGGGCAATAGCAGACCTTGATATGCCGCTTTCGCAGAAGGAGGCTTTTGATATCATATACGGCGTTGCACAGGGCCTATCATATGCCCACAAAAGACATATCATCCACCGGGACATAAAGCCCCAGAATATACTCATTTCAGATGATGACACCCCAAAAATTACAGACTGGGGTCTCGGAAAAATTATGGGGGACGGTAACGAGACCACAACAATAGGTTTCTCTTTAAACTATGCCGCGCCTGAACAGATAGCGCCAAAAAAATTTGGCAGGCCGGATGAAAGAACGGACATATACCAGATGGGAATTCTCTTCTACGAAATGCTTGTCGGGATGAGACCTTTCTTTGGAATTGGCGTTGCCGACATGAGCGACGAGATACTCCACAGGACACCCCTGAAGCCCTCGGAAAACAGGCCTGAAGACATCATATTTGATAAAATTATAATGAAGATGATATCCAAAAAACCTGATGACCGCTACAATACGGTCGACGAGATAATAGGCGAATTTGACAAAATTAAAAGTCATAACCGCGGCTTTGATATCGAATCTGACAGTGACTCATAA
- a CDS encoding FHA domain-containing protein, producing MSDELNENTIAISNDPDFYKDLSEYLNVLSNPTRLKILKLIEHQPKEVREIAKEIDTSYENTKKHLDKLLNTGVIKKEAGMGRQTSKGSLPVWKYSLIPGGMEGIIRNLSIFSNIDIRIGEEELNSKLKSVRSMLENENKTRTPVLIILGGDDDGKAWPLEESEVKIGREDQSASDIEKDGSVVLSPSYEAVTRVTKPHGRFIKRGDDWYFEDCRSTGGSYINNKKIQANRQTPIKDGDMLDLARGAKGARLIFNLG from the coding sequence ATGAGTGATGAATTAAACGAAAATACAATTGCAATCTCAAACGATCCCGATTTCTACAAAGATCTTTCGGAATACCTAAACGTACTCTCAAATCCTACAAGACTTAAAATTCTCAAACTGATTGAGCACCAGCCTAAAGAAGTCAGGGAAATTGCAAAAGAAATAGACACAAGCTATGAAAACACGAAAAAACACCTGGACAAGCTTCTTAACACCGGTGTCATAAAAAAAGAGGCCGGCATGGGAAGGCAGACATCCAAGGGATCTCTTCCGGTATGGAAATACTCCCTTATACCCGGAGGTATGGAGGGCATAATCAGAAACTTAAGCATATTCAGCAACATCGACATCAGGATAGGCGAAGAGGAACTGAACTCGAAACTGAAGTCCGTAAGAAGCATGCTTGAAAACGAGAACAAAACCAGAACACCTGTCCTTATAATCCTCGGCGGAGACGACGACGGCAAAGCATGGCCGCTTGAGGAGAGTGAAGTAAAAATAGGCCGTGAAGACCAGTCTGCATCAGACATAGAAAAAGACGGATCTGTTGTTCTTTCACCTTCATATGAGGCCGTAACAAGGGTTACGAAACCGCACGGCAGGTTTATAAAAAGAGGCGACGACTGGTACTTCGAGGACTGCAGAAGCACAGGCGGAAGTTACATCAACAACAAAAAAATACAGGCAAACAGGCAGACACCTATAAAAGACGGAGATATGCTTGATCTTGCAAGGGGCGCAAAGGGTGCAAGGCTGATATTCAATCTGGGCTGA
- the tfrA gene encoding fumarate reductase (CoM/CoB) subunit TfrA yields the protein MLADNVKECHVLVIGSGGAGARAAIEASKYGDTILLSRSIAGKGGCTTMAEGGYNAVINSADSCSVHKEDTIKGGAYLNDPKLVDILVREAPERMEDLVRWGAVFDVTDSEMLSQRSFGGQRFPRTCFAGDRTGHEIIMTLLEKIRSGNIRVMQEITVTELLKDGLRVCGATGLNRRGEIVVICADSVVLATGGLGQIYDVCTNCAMGNGQGYAFSYRAGAELIDMEMVQFHPTGAVYPYDARGRLITEAVRGEGGILRNARGERFMEKYDPERMELSTRDVVARAIATEILEGRGTEKGGVYLDVSHLPPEVIEERLPVMLEQFLNNGVDIRKEPMEVAPTAHHMMGGLRITPECETTLRGLFACGEVTGGVHGANRLGGNSLADTQVFGKRAGESAGKTEKFDITIDSEQVKAQKERISRFTKGTDSVSEIKSALRKTMWENAGIFRTKEGLLKALSDIERLKGMNPKAVSKQNLIDCCILEDMLTTATLVVKGALLREESRGAHVRNDIETKWTPDKSPYGHTYQSLEKAGIEKKGEN from the coding sequence ATGCTTGCGGATAACGTGAAAGAATGCCATGTACTGGTTATAGGAAGCGGAGGTGCAGGCGCACGGGCTGCAATCGAGGCTTCAAAGTACGGGGACACCATACTTCTTTCAAGATCAATTGCAGGAAAGGGGGGATGCACCACTATGGCCGAGGGAGGATACAATGCCGTAATAAACAGTGCGGACTCCTGTTCGGTTCATAAAGAGGACACGATAAAAGGCGGAGCATACCTCAACGACCCAAAACTTGTCGACATACTTGTAAGAGAGGCGCCTGAAAGGATGGAGGACCTTGTCAGGTGGGGCGCAGTTTTTGACGTAACAGACAGCGAAATGCTTTCCCAGCGCTCGTTCGGGGGGCAGAGATTCCCACGCACATGCTTTGCGGGCGACAGGACAGGCCATGAAATAATAATGACCCTGCTTGAAAAGATTCGCTCCGGGAATATCAGGGTCATGCAGGAGATAACAGTAACGGAGCTTTTAAAGGATGGATTAAGGGTCTGCGGCGCAACCGGGCTTAACAGGCGGGGTGAAATCGTAGTCATATGCGCAGACTCGGTTGTCCTTGCAACAGGCGGCCTCGGCCAGATCTATGACGTCTGCACAAACTGCGCGATGGGAAACGGGCAGGGTTATGCATTCTCATACCGTGCGGGAGCGGAACTTATCGACATGGAGATGGTACAGTTTCACCCGACGGGAGCCGTCTACCCTTACGACGCGAGAGGGAGACTTATTACCGAGGCTGTCCGCGGGGAGGGCGGAATTCTCAGGAATGCCAGAGGTGAACGCTTTATGGAGAAGTACGACCCCGAAAGGATGGAGCTTTCAACAAGAGACGTTGTCGCAAGGGCTATTGCAACCGAAATCCTTGAAGGACGCGGTACAGAAAAAGGCGGTGTCTACCTGGACGTATCGCACCTTCCCCCGGAAGTTATAGAAGAGCGTCTCCCCGTGATGCTTGAGCAGTTTTTAAACAACGGAGTCGACATCAGAAAAGAGCCCATGGAGGTCGCACCTACAGCTCACCATATGATGGGGGGACTCAGGATAACTCCTGAATGCGAAACGACGCTGAGAGGTCTTTTCGCATGTGGGGAAGTCACAGGTGGTGTCCACGGGGCCAACCGCCTCGGCGGAAACTCACTTGCGGATACGCAGGTCTTCGGCAAGCGTGCAGGGGAATCTGCCGGAAAGACCGAAAAATTCGATATAACAATAGACAGTGAACAGGTAAAAGCCCAGAAGGAAAGAATATCCAGGTTTACAAAAGGCACTGACAGCGTATCAGAGATAAAATCCGCCCTCAGAAAGACCATGTGGGAGAATGCAGGGATATTCAGGACGAAGGAAGGGCTATTAAAAGCGCTTTCAGATATCGAACGCCTTAAGGGGATGAATCCAAAAGCCGTTTCAAAGCAGAACCTTATCGACTGCTGTATTTTAGAGGACATGCTGACAACGGCAACTCTTGTCGTTAAGGGAGCCCTCCTGCGTGAGGAATCAAGGGGCGCCCATGTAAGAAATGACATAGAGACAAAATGGACACCTGACAAATCCCCGTACGGGCACACCTATCAGTCTCTTGAAAAGGCAGGAATCGAAAAGAAGGGAGAAAACTGA
- a CDS encoding HEAT repeat domain-containing protein — MLALFACLSGCMNVNTGGNKAVSENISALFSSDNLTKKTASENLTKLGEPAVIPLTKVFSEGDPVASAWAAVALINIGEPSVDPLIDLLSSDNETVRDWAGNTLAGLGTTAVPALIEEAKTGNNESKEISSIALIKIGEPALPLLNLELNTGDRKYSRDMKAIIQSIYATGALRERLSNETRSNTTGAGVLSN, encoded by the coding sequence ATGCTGGCCCTTTTTGCCTGTCTCAGCGGCTGTATGAATGTAAATACAGGAGGAAACAAGGCTGTTTCCGAAAATATAAGTGCACTGTTCTCTTCAGACAATCTGACAAAGAAGACTGCATCCGAAAACCTGACAAAATTAGGTGAACCTGCTGTAATACCGCTTACAAAAGTATTTTCAGAAGGCGATCCGGTGGCTTCCGCCTGGGCGGCGGTTGCCCTTATCAACATAGGCGAGCCTTCTGTTGATCCCCTGATTGACCTTCTTTCATCAGATAATGAGACTGTGCGTGACTGGGCCGGAAACACACTTGCAGGCCTTGGGACGACTGCAGTTCCTGCACTGATTGAAGAGGCGAAAACAGGAAACAATGAATCAAAAGAAATTTCGTCAATAGCGCTCATAAAAATCGGGGAACCTGCCCTTCCTCTTCTCAATCTTGAGCTGAATACCGGGGACAGAAAATATTCCCGGGATATGAAGGCTATAATTCAGTCTATTTATGCTACAGGAGCGCTTCGTGAGAGGCTTTCAAACGAAACCCGGTCAAACACAACAGGAGCCGGCGTTCTGTCAAACTGA
- the tfrB gene encoding fumarate reductase (CoM/CoB) subunit TfrB, whose amino-acid sequence MEDKKKITFHISRFDTCRDEETGPRLKDYTVYVHDGARVLDVLIAVRDELDPTLSFRYCCGAGQCGSCAVLINKKPGLACMTEAKDGMTIEPLDLPVIKDLVVDLGAFLKNMPGLVSSENAELPSKENIDKIKPIRDCIECLCCVSVCPAMDVADFEGPALMRQEMRLALDPRDKRDRIPLCVEEEGLFTCTSCQACWKACPKHIEIPGKAIEKLRELANKEGLTLPRHKEVAELVKTTGRSVERHEEALMEMIPEVIEPYGEVKKEVGFFVGCLYNLRLPKTALDAIEVLKRNGIRIIVPKEQVCCGSPLLRTGQASYVPELMKKNIECFEKRGIKTVMTMCAGCGSTLKNNYGGKPFRVVDINELLTETGIEVPEKLDVRVTYHDPCHLMRGQDITSQPRELLKMVAGEFIEMPAKCCGSGGGVKSGLPDEAKALGEERSKEIDKTGCDVVITSCPFCETHIQSCTEKPVKNINSLLLEGYKKKDEMMNKSLNKK is encoded by the coding sequence ATGGAAGACAAAAAAAAGATAACTTTTCACATATCCCGTTTTGACACCTGCAGGGACGAAGAGACCGGACCCAGGCTTAAGGACTACACGGTATATGTCCACGACGGCGCAAGGGTCCTTGACGTACTGATTGCTGTACGCGACGAGCTTGACCCGACTCTTTCATTCAGGTACTGCTGCGGTGCAGGCCAGTGCGGAAGCTGCGCCGTTCTCATCAACAAAAAACCGGGCCTTGCATGCATGACCGAGGCAAAGGACGGCATGACAATCGAGCCCCTTGACCTACCGGTAATAAAGGACCTCGTCGTAGACCTCGGTGCATTTCTTAAGAATATGCCGGGCCTGGTGTCGTCCGAAAATGCGGAACTCCCCTCAAAGGAGAATATAGACAAAATAAAGCCAATCAGGGACTGCATAGAGTGCCTGTGCTGCGTATCGGTCTGCCCTGCCATGGACGTCGCGGACTTCGAAGGACCTGCCCTTATGAGACAGGAGATGAGGCTTGCCCTTGACCCGAGGGACAAAAGGGACAGAATACCCTTATGCGTCGAAGAGGAAGGCCTTTTTACCTGCACAAGCTGCCAGGCGTGCTGGAAAGCCTGCCCCAAGCACATTGAAATCCCCGGAAAGGCCATAGAGAAACTCCGTGAGCTTGCAAACAAGGAAGGCCTCACCCTGCCACGACACAAAGAAGTGGCAGAGCTTGTAAAAACTACAGGAAGAAGCGTGGAAAGGCATGAAGAGGCTCTTATGGAGATGATTCCGGAAGTTATAGAGCCTTACGGCGAGGTAAAAAAGGAGGTGGGGTTCTTCGTCGGCTGTCTCTACAACCTTAGACTTCCCAAGACAGCCCTTGACGCGATAGAAGTCCTGAAAAGAAACGGGATAAGGATAATTGTCCCGAAGGAGCAGGTCTGCTGCGGTTCTCCTCTTCTAAGGACAGGACAGGCTTCATATGTCCCCGAACTCATGAAGAAAAACATAGAGTGCTTTGAAAAAAGGGGAATCAAAACCGTCATGACGATGTGCGCAGGGTGCGGGTCGACACTCAAAAACAACTACGGAGGAAAACCGTTCAGGGTCGTTGACATAAACGAGCTCCTGACAGAAACCGGAATTGAAGTCCCGGAAAAACTGGATGTCAGGGTCACTTACCACGACCCGTGCCACCTTATGAGAGGACAGGACATAACTTCCCAGCCAAGGGAACTTTTGAAGATGGTTGCAGGTGAGTTCATTGAGATGCCCGCAAAGTGCTGCGGCTCAGGTGGAGGCGTAAAATCAGGACTTCCGGACGAGGCAAAAGCTCTTGGTGAGGAGCGTTCAAAAGAGATCGACAAAACCGGCTGCGACGTCGTCATAACCTCATGCCCGTTCTGCGAGACTCATATCCAGTCATGCACCGAAAAGCCGGTTAAAAACATAAATTCGCTTCTCCTTGAAGGGTACAAAAAGAAGGACGAAATGATGAATAAAAGCCTGAATAAAAAGTAA
- a CDS encoding PP2C family serine/threonine-protein phosphatase, whose product MDYSAVSVAGKRVYNEDSYLTACVGRGLFLAVADGLGGHAAGEVASGIAVSTIKKVFSEGYFKGMDVGEKKELLIFAFKEANSEIIKNAKGPRLGMGTTLVAAFVENGCVVAANTGDSRLYHYDGSLRQVSVDHSLVQDLVKKGLIDPKYARFHPMKHIINHSLGGDFTVDTYTFSTKPGEVILLSSDGLHDYIETENIEDIMHEKNANSIAKGLVKTSLETSEDNITAVVMIV is encoded by the coding sequence ATGGATTACAGTGCTGTATCAGTTGCCGGAAAAAGAGTTTACAACGAGGACTCGTATTTAACAGCATGTGTCGGCAGAGGTCTTTTTCTGGCGGTCGCAGACGGTCTGGGAGGGCATGCTGCCGGCGAAGTAGCCTCGGGTATAGCCGTTTCAACTATAAAAAAAGTCTTTTCCGAAGGGTACTTTAAAGGAATGGACGTCGGCGAAAAGAAAGAGCTTTTAATTTTTGCGTTTAAAGAAGCTAATTCAGAGATAATTAAAAACGCAAAAGGCCCCAGACTTGGTATGGGAACGACTCTTGTTGCAGCCTTCGTGGAAAACGGGTGCGTGGTTGCCGCAAATACAGGCGATTCAAGATTATACCACTATGACGGAAGCCTCAGGCAGGTCTCGGTCGATCACTCGCTTGTCCAGGATCTTGTCAAAAAAGGGCTTATTGACCCGAAATATGCAAGATTTCACCCAATGAAGCATATCATAAACCATTCCCTCGGAGGCGATTTTACAGTTGATACTTATACCTTCAGCACAAAACCCGGAGAGGTTATACTCCTTTCAAGCGACGGCCTGCATGATTATATAGAAACCGAAAACATTGAAGATATAATGCATGAAAAAAACGCCAACAGCATTGCCAAAGGCCTCGTAAAAACTTCGCTGGAAACTTCAGAGGACAATATAACGGCCGTTGTAATGATCGTCTGA
- a CDS encoding MBL fold metallo-hydrolase, which translates to MKLTFLCDNSTLTDVYLTGEPALSFYIEDCGKKILFDAGYSDVFIKNAEKLGIDLLSLDFIVLSHGHCDHTGGLEFLKKMFEEAEINGFSHKRPVLVAHPLVFRSIYEEGFGEIGSPLKKEDAKAFCELKLSRNPVRITENLVFLGEIRESCEFEEPHSAGVSVADSGEVLPDFQPDDSALVFSGKNGLCVITGCSHKGICSILKQAGKVSGRDDYFCVIGGFHLLEAEKERLYETGKFLGNAGISFIYPCHCTDFKAKAALSKFVEVKEAGCGLVLSTMAGKI; encoded by the coding sequence ATGAAACTTACTTTTTTATGTGACAACAGCACCCTGACTGATGTTTACCTGACAGGTGAGCCTGCACTTTCTTTTTATATTGAGGACTGCGGGAAGAAGATACTTTTTGACGCCGGTTATTCGGATGTTTTCATAAAAAATGCTGAAAAACTTGGTATTGACCTTCTCTCACTTGATTTCATCGTCCTGTCGCACGGTCACTGCGACCATACCGGAGGCCTTGAATTCCTGAAAAAAATGTTTGAAGAGGCTGAAATAAACGGTTTTTCTCATAAGAGACCTGTCCTTGTTGCGCACCCGCTTGTTTTCAGGAGTATATACGAGGAAGGTTTCGGAGAAATAGGTTCCCCCCTGAAAAAAGAGGACGCCAAAGCTTTTTGTGAATTAAAACTTTCGCGAAATCCGGTCAGGATAACTGAAAACCTGGTCTTTCTCGGTGAGATTCGTGAAAGCTGCGAATTCGAAGAGCCGCATTCAGCTGGTGTATCCGTGGCAGATTCGGGTGAAGTTCTGCCAGATTTTCAGCCTGATGATTCCGCTCTTGTTTTTTCGGGAAAGAATGGTCTTTGCGTCATAACAGGCTGTTCGCATAAGGGAATCTGCTCAATATTAAAGCAGGCAGGAAAAGTCTCCGGGAGGGACGACTACTTCTGTGTTATAGGCGGATTTCACCTCCTTGAAGCTGAAAAGGAAAGGCTTTATGAAACAGGAAAATTCCTTGGAAATGCAGGTATAAGTTTTATTTATCCCTGCCACTGCACTGATTTTAAAGCAAAGGCCGCCCTTTCAAAGTTTGTTGAAGTAAAAGAGGCCGGTTGCGGGCTTGTCCTGTCAACTATGGCAGGAAAAATATGA
- a CDS encoding aldo/keto reductase: protein MQYRKVLKNGDELSALGFGAMRLPVTKGGQIDEKKATALVRYAIDNGINYIDTAYPYHGGESESFLGRALKEGYREKIKLATKLPAWEVRTYEDFDKYLNRQLEKLQTDHIDYYLLHSLNENTWKNVKNLGVLDFLNKAKNDGRIVNAGFSFHSDRKTFKEIVDSYGWEFCLIQYNFIDEENQAGTEGLRYATSKGLAVMVMEPLRGGTLAEKLPREIEKIYSESGDVKTPAQRALRWIWNHPEVTVVLSGMNTQIQVEENIKTAEQATPGSMTGAELKTMEKAAEVYRKLLKVPCTGCSYCMPCPFGVNIPMCFYFYNQYYMSGKKLITRGTYIGQMMGIMGEPSNASLCRNCGKCLKSCPQHIKIPEELKKTSKTLEGLRTKLMKPLVKRFLKAKDD from the coding sequence ATGCAGTACAGGAAAGTTTTAAAAAACGGGGATGAGCTGTCAGCACTGGGATTCGGTGCGATGAGACTTCCGGTGACAAAAGGAGGACAGATAGATGAAAAAAAGGCGACCGCACTTGTAAGATACGCAATAGACAACGGCATTAACTATATAGATACGGCTTATCCCTATCACGGAGGCGAAAGCGAAAGTTTTCTCGGGCGTGCACTAAAGGAAGGCTACAGGGAGAAAATAAAGCTTGCAACAAAGCTTCCGGCATGGGAGGTAAGAACTTACGAAGACTTCGACAAATACCTCAACAGACAGCTTGAAAAGCTTCAGACCGACCATATAGACTACTATCTGCTGCACTCCCTCAACGAAAACACCTGGAAAAACGTGAAAAATCTTGGTGTTCTCGATTTTCTTAACAAGGCTAAAAATGACGGAAGAATCGTAAACGCAGGGTTTTCATTTCATTCCGACAGGAAGACCTTCAAAGAGATTGTCGATTCTTACGGCTGGGAGTTCTGCCTTATCCAGTACAATTTCATAGACGAAGAAAACCAGGCCGGAACAGAAGGCCTCAGGTACGCTACATCCAAGGGTCTTGCCGTCATGGTTATGGAGCCTTTAAGGGGCGGAACTCTTGCGGAAAAGCTTCCCCGCGAAATAGAAAAAATATATTCAGAGTCAGGTGACGTTAAAACACCTGCCCAACGGGCGCTCAGGTGGATATGGAACCACCCGGAAGTTACTGTCGTCCTTTCGGGAATGAACACGCAAATCCAGGTCGAAGAAAACATAAAAACCGCCGAACAGGCGACTCCGGGCTCAATGACGGGTGCTGAACTTAAGACAATGGAAAAGGCAGCGGAAGTATACAGAAAACTCCTTAAAGTCCCCTGTACAGGGTGCAGCTACTGTATGCCCTGTCCTTTCGGTGTAAATATCCCCATGTGCTTCTACTTTTACAACCAGTATTACATGTCAGGAAAAAAACTGATTACAAGAGGGACCTACATTGGACAGATGATGGGTATTATGGGAGAGCCTTCAAACGCATCACTTTGCAGGAACTGCGGGAAGTGCCTGAAATCATGCCCGCAGCACATAAAAATCCCTGAAGAGCTCAAAAAAACATCGAAGACACTTGAAGGACTCAGGACAAAGCTTATGAAACCTCTTGTAAAAAGGTTTCTGAAAGCGAAAGATGACTGA